In Pseudomonadota bacterium, a single window of DNA contains:
- a CDS encoding OprO/OprP family phosphate-selective porin, whose translation MKSHLQRIMGAAPAVACMLALVGAAGVARSQEAAEPLVGYDKGFFLRDEKGLFRLVIGARVQGRLAFERVESHQTDDAGEDVAATSNEDSYQFSIPQARLKLSGHVFSERVAYNVQPDFGNKGYPALISAYGDFGLVPDVLHLRVGQWERPFSRQQITSSGSFHLVDRAITDKAFGAGRDLGIAFHNNYEKSPKLEWALGVFNGAGDKPWFDGGFEGTGAADEDGNITVEGDVSTKAKPTNVPDRLRPALVARIGFNTGKIKGYSEADLEGGPFRLGMAASVQADFDAADEQTAATRGELDFIMKVRGFSLDGALYVASAQDGDGFADQRYAAWGLHAQAGYVIAGRVEPVIRYALVDLEGDDNNTQEILGGLAIYFFKHNLKWQTEAGSVLRQDPAGDLDDVVLRTQLGLAF comes from the coding sequence ATGAAATCGCATCTGCAGAGAATCATGGGAGCGGCACCAGCCGTCGCGTGCATGCTGGCGCTCGTCGGGGCGGCCGGTGTGGCGAGATCGCAGGAGGCGGCGGAGCCGCTCGTCGGCTACGACAAGGGGTTCTTCCTCCGGGACGAGAAGGGGCTTTTCCGGCTCGTGATAGGCGCCCGCGTCCAGGGGCGCCTCGCGTTCGAGCGCGTCGAGTCGCACCAGACGGACGACGCCGGCGAGGACGTCGCCGCGACCTCGAACGAGGACTCGTACCAGTTCAGCATCCCGCAGGCGCGGCTCAAGCTCTCGGGACACGTCTTCTCGGAGCGCGTCGCCTACAACGTCCAGCCCGACTTCGGAAACAAGGGCTACCCGGCGCTCATCTCGGCGTACGGCGACTTCGGGCTCGTCCCGGACGTCCTGCACTTGAGGGTCGGGCAGTGGGAGCGGCCGTTCTCGCGCCAGCAGATCACCTCGAGCGGCAGCTTCCACCTCGTGGATCGGGCGATCACGGACAAGGCGTTCGGCGCCGGCCGCGATCTGGGTATCGCGTTCCACAACAACTACGAGAAGTCGCCCAAGCTCGAGTGGGCGCTCGGCGTGTTCAACGGCGCCGGGGACAAGCCGTGGTTCGACGGCGGGTTCGAGGGCACGGGCGCGGCCGACGAGGACGGAAACATCACCGTCGAAGGCGACGTCTCGACGAAGGCGAAGCCGACGAACGTGCCGGACCGGCTCCGCCCGGCGCTCGTGGCGCGCATCGGGTTCAACACCGGCAAGATCAAGGGCTACAGCGAGGCGGATCTCGAGGGCGGACCCTTCCGGCTCGGCATGGCCGCCAGCGTGCAGGCCGACTTCGACGCCGCCGACGAGCAGACCGCCGCCACGCGTGGCGAGCTCGACTTCATCATGAAGGTACGCGGCTTCTCGCTCGACGGCGCGCTGTACGTCGCGTCCGCGCAGGACGGCGACGGCTTCGCCGACCAGAGGTACGCGGCGTGGGGCCTCCACGCGCAGGCGGGCTACGTCATCGCCGGGCGCGTCGAGCCGGTGATCCGCTACGCCCTCGTGGACCTCGAGGGCGACGACAACAACACCCAGGAGATCCTCGGCGGCCTCGCGATCTACTTCTTCAAGCACAACCTGAAGTGGCAGACCGAGGCCGGCTCGGTGCTCCGGCAGGATCCGGCGGGCGATCTCGACGACGTCGTCCTGCGCACGCAGCTCGGGCTGGCGTTCTAA
- a CDS encoding ATP-binding protein: MRLGLRGKLFLLLVGAILLVVAAGALILPAGLSRSLKERIAQELDDEASIAALHLESQLKTADVGGADPIADALGRATGNRVTIVLADGRVIGDSELDARAIEAVESHADRPEIARALADGKGSAERYSTTLEHDLMYFAARFRGAEIAGAVRVAKPLVEVRDATRALYGLLALAGLIGLAIAIVAAAASSHAFSRALRSLVDYAEHVQDGAARSDVAGRRDELGGLAASVQRLATQLEQRVTELASERRRFEEILEGMSEALIALDKYRRVTLINRAAVMLIGGTEQPLGRTILELVRVPELNALLNDVAPGGQAASEFDLGPVAPRRVLASARRREAGDYVIVLLDVTELRRLERVRRDFVSNVSHELRTPVSIIKANAETLLDGALDDAEASRRFLASIATHADRLASLISDLLDISRIEEGKYELRPEPVPVDQALRRAMSALETPAAEKRIAIRVDPAGDLRVLCDSRALDQVLFNLVDNAVKYTQPDGHVALRGSARDGRIVLEVADDGPGVAPKHRERLFERFYRVDTGRSREMGGTGLGLAIVKHLAGAMGGAVGMRPADGRGSVFWISLPASTAE, translated from the coding sequence GTGCGGCTCGGCCTGCGCGGCAAGCTGTTCCTCCTTCTCGTCGGGGCCATCCTCCTCGTCGTCGCAGCCGGGGCGCTCATCCTGCCAGCCGGGCTCTCGCGCAGCCTGAAGGAGCGGATCGCGCAGGAGCTCGACGACGAGGCGTCGATCGCGGCGCTCCACCTCGAGTCGCAGCTGAAGACGGCGGATGTAGGGGGTGCGGATCCGATCGCGGACGCCCTCGGCCGCGCCACCGGGAACCGCGTGACCATCGTCCTCGCGGACGGCCGCGTGATCGGGGACTCCGAGCTCGACGCGAGGGCGATCGAGGCGGTCGAGAGCCACGCCGATCGGCCGGAGATCGCGCGGGCGCTCGCGGACGGAAAGGGATCGGCCGAGCGCTACTCGACGACCCTCGAGCACGACCTCATGTACTTCGCGGCCCGGTTCCGCGGGGCGGAGATCGCAGGAGCCGTGCGCGTCGCCAAGCCGCTCGTCGAGGTGCGGGACGCGACCCGGGCGTTGTACGGGCTGCTCGCCCTCGCGGGGCTCATCGGCCTCGCGATCGCGATCGTCGCGGCCGCCGCCTCGTCACACGCCTTCTCCCGCGCGCTCCGCTCGCTCGTCGACTACGCCGAGCACGTGCAGGACGGCGCGGCCCGCTCCGATGTGGCGGGGCGGCGCGACGAGCTGGGAGGCCTCGCGGCGTCGGTCCAGCGGCTGGCGACGCAGCTCGAGCAGCGCGTCACCGAGCTCGCGAGCGAGCGGCGGCGGTTCGAGGAAATCCTCGAGGGCATGAGCGAGGCGCTCATCGCGCTCGACAAGTACCGGCGCGTGACGTTGATTAACCGCGCGGCAGTGATGCTGATAGGCGGGACCGAGCAGCCGCTCGGCCGGACGATCCTCGAGCTCGTCCGCGTGCCGGAGCTCAACGCGCTCCTGAACGACGTCGCCCCCGGCGGCCAGGCCGCGAGCGAGTTCGACCTGGGGCCGGTCGCGCCGCGCCGGGTGCTCGCCAGCGCCAGGCGCCGGGAGGCCGGCGACTACGTGATCGTGCTGCTCGATGTCACGGAGCTGCGGCGCCTCGAGCGCGTGCGCCGGGACTTCGTCTCCAACGTCTCCCACGAGCTGCGCACGCCGGTGAGCATCATCAAGGCCAACGCCGAGACGCTGCTCGACGGGGCGCTCGACGACGCGGAGGCGTCGCGGCGCTTCCTCGCCTCGATCGCGACCCACGCGGACCGGCTCGCGAGCCTGATCTCCGATCTGCTGGACATCTCGCGCATCGAGGAGGGGAAGTACGAGCTCCGCCCGGAGCCCGTGCCGGTCGACCAGGCGCTACGCCGGGCGATGTCGGCGCTCGAGACCCCGGCCGCGGAGAAGCGGATCGCGATCCGCGTCGACCCGGCGGGTGATCTGCGGGTCCTGTGCGATTCGCGGGCGCTCGACCAAGTATTGTTCAACCTCGTCGACAACGCGGTCAAGTACACCCAGCCCGACGGTCACGTCGCGCTGCGGGGCTCGGCGCGGGACGGGCGCATCGTCCTCGAGGTCGCCGATGACGGGCCCGGCGTCGCGCCGAAGCACCGCGAGCGCCTGTTCGAGCGGTTCTACCGGGTGGACACCGGCCGCTCGCGCGAGATGGGCGGCACCGGGCTCGGGCTCGCGATCGTGAAGCACCTCGCCGGCGCGATGGGCGGGGCGGTCGGCATGCGCCCGGCCGACGGCCGCGGCTCGGTGTTCTGGATCTCGCTGCCCGCGTCGACCGCGGAGTAG
- a CDS encoding response regulator transcription factor has translation MRAKVLVVEDEADLVGVLQYNLKKEGYAVLAAGTGAEGVRLASEDSPPDLVILDIMLPDISGIDVCRQLRADERTRGVPVLMLTAKGEESDRIRGFEVGADDYVTKPFSVRELMLRVKALLRRGAVGEQMPSDGVFGALRVDRAAHRAWVDKAEVTLTALEFRLLTAFLDRKGRVQTRDALLADVWDIHADVTTRTVDTHVKRLREKLGAAGDYVETVRGVGYRFKSSPGEEP, from the coding sequence ATGCGCGCCAAGGTGCTCGTGGTGGAAGACGAAGCCGACCTCGTCGGCGTGCTCCAGTACAACCTCAAGAAGGAGGGGTACGCGGTGCTGGCGGCCGGGACCGGGGCCGAGGGAGTCCGCCTGGCGTCCGAGGACTCGCCCCCGGATCTCGTCATCCTCGACATCATGCTCCCCGACATCTCCGGCATCGACGTCTGCCGGCAGCTCCGGGCCGACGAGCGCACGCGGGGCGTGCCGGTGCTCATGCTCACGGCCAAGGGCGAGGAGAGCGATCGGATCCGCGGGTTCGAGGTCGGCGCGGACGACTACGTCACGAAGCCGTTCAGCGTCCGAGAGCTCATGCTGCGCGTCAAGGCGCTCCTGCGCCGCGGCGCGGTTGGGGAGCAGATGCCGAGCGACGGCGTCTTCGGCGCGCTGCGCGTGGACAGGGCCGCGCACCGCGCGTGGGTGGACAAGGCGGAGGTGACCCTGACCGCCCTCGAGTTCCGGCTGCTCACGGCGTTCCTCGATCGCAAGGGCAGGGTGCAGACGCGCGACGCGCTGCTCGCCGACGTCTGGGACATCCACGCCGACGTCACGACCCGAACCGTGGACACGCACGTCAAGCGGCTGCGCGAGAAGCTCGGGGCCGCGGGCGACTACGTGGAGACCGTGCGCGGCGTGGGGTACAGGTTCAAGTCTTCTCCGGGCGAGGAGCCCTAG
- a CDS encoding inorganic phosphate transporter has product MPDASTLALLGAVVVFALAFDFINGFHDTAISIATTVSTRVMTPRQAIVMAAVLNFTGALISHNVAKTISSGLVHTAMIPEYVVIATLVAAIAWNLITWYFGIPSSSSHALIGGLIGASIAFTAGFDVVQWDGVVEKVLIPLVTSPVVGFLLGFLVMKILYLALKRASPQFVNRWFSKLQIVSAAFMAFFHGTNDAQKSMGIITFAMIGAGLLPSSAPVPVWVMLLCALAMALGTACGGWRIIKTMGVSMIKLQPIHGFAAQTTAAATIAAASFIGAPVSTTHITSTAIMGVGAAKRFKAVRWMVATNIVWAWVITIPVTALMGALVVLAIKGVAALLGIG; this is encoded by the coding sequence ATGCCTGACGCCTCGACCCTCGCCCTGCTGGGGGCCGTGGTCGTGTTCGCGCTGGCGTTCGACTTCATCAACGGCTTCCACGACACGGCGATCTCGATCGCCACGACGGTGTCGACGCGCGTGATGACGCCGCGCCAGGCGATCGTCATGGCCGCCGTCCTGAACTTCACGGGCGCGCTCATCAGCCACAACGTGGCCAAGACGATCTCGAGCGGGCTCGTCCACACGGCGATGATCCCGGAGTACGTGGTCATCGCGACGCTCGTCGCGGCGATCGCGTGGAACCTCATCACCTGGTACTTCGGCATCCCGTCGAGCTCCTCGCACGCGCTCATCGGCGGCCTGATCGGCGCGTCCATCGCGTTTACCGCGGGGTTTGACGTCGTGCAGTGGGACGGGGTCGTGGAGAAGGTGCTCATCCCGCTCGTCACCTCGCCCGTCGTCGGCTTCCTGCTCGGGTTCCTCGTCATGAAGATCCTGTACCTCGCGCTCAAACGGGCGTCGCCGCAGTTCGTGAATAGGTGGTTCTCCAAGCTGCAGATCGTATCGGCCGCGTTCATGGCGTTCTTCCACGGGACCAACGACGCGCAGAAGTCGATGGGGATCATCACCTTTGCGATGATCGGCGCGGGGCTCCTGCCCTCGAGCGCGCCGGTGCCGGTGTGGGTCATGCTGCTGTGCGCCCTGGCGATGGCGCTCGGGACGGCCTGCGGCGGGTGGCGGATCATCAAGACCATGGGCGTGAGCATGATCAAGCTCCAGCCGATCCACGGCTTCGCGGCGCAGACCACCGCGGCGGCGACCATCGCCGCGGCCTCGTTCATCGGCGCGCCGGTGAGCACGACGCACATCACCTCCACGGCGATCATGGGCGTCGGCGCCGCCAAGCGCTTCAAGGCCGTGCGCTGGATGGTCGCGACGAACATCGTCTGGGCGTGGGTCATCACGATCCCGGTCACGGCGCTCATGGGCGCGCTCGTCGTCCTCGCGATCAAGGGCGTCGCCGCGCTGCTCGGCATCGGCTGA
- a CDS encoding DUF47 family protein produces the protein MFRMTQREMTFFDVFEAASEIAYQSAVILQDLVLHYEDQDAKIKALEGKEHEGDLQVHVMMDRLNKSFITPIDREDLFAISKDLDNITDAIESTAHMFTMFDVRTIREEAKQFVKLIVAATAEVHAVTKEMKNFKKSKALKPKVIEVNRLENEGDQLHRRAVHALFTQEKDALEVMKWRDVYENLESALDACEHVANIILGVVMKHA, from the coding sequence ATGTTCCGCATGACCCAGAGGGAGATGACGTTCTTCGACGTGTTCGAGGCGGCGTCGGAGATCGCCTACCAGTCGGCCGTGATCCTGCAGGACCTCGTGCTCCACTACGAGGATCAGGACGCCAAGATCAAGGCGCTCGAGGGCAAGGAGCACGAGGGCGACCTGCAGGTGCACGTGATGATGGACCGGCTCAACAAGTCCTTCATCACTCCCATCGACCGCGAGGATCTCTTCGCGATCTCCAAGGATCTGGACAACATCACGGACGCCATCGAGTCGACCGCGCACATGTTCACGATGTTCGACGTGCGGACGATTCGCGAGGAGGCGAAGCAGTTCGTGAAGCTGATCGTCGCGGCCACGGCCGAGGTGCACGCCGTGACCAAGGAGATGAAGAACTTCAAGAAGAGCAAGGCGCTCAAGCCCAAGGTGATCGAGGTCAACAGGCTCGAGAACGAGGGCGATCAGCTGCACCGCCGCGCCGTGCACGCCCTGTTCACGCAGGAGAAGGACGCGCTCGAGGTCATGAAGTGGCGGGACGTGTACGAGAACCTGGAGAGCGCCCTCGACGCGTGCGAGCACGTGGCGAACATCATCCTCGGCGTGGTGATGAAGCATGCCTGA